The genomic window TTCGTGTTGTAACAAACAGTCTTCCTGTTTTTCTCATTCTAAACGAACGAAAACTAACAGATTTGATCTTGATTGGCGGAAATTATCGCTCTATCACTGGTGCTTTTGTAGGGACACTCACCTTACAGGATTTGACCAATCTTCAGTTTTCTAAAGCTTTTGTAAGCTGTAATGGTATTAAGGATAAGGCAATTGCTACTTTCAGTGAAGAAGAGGGCGAGGTACAACGAATCGCCTTGAACAATGCCAATAAAAAATACTTACTGGCAGACCACAGCAAGTTTAATAAGTTTGATTTTTACACTTTCTACAATATCTCAGAGATTGATACTATCGTTTCAGATGCCAAACTGAGTCAGGAGACATTTGAAGATCTGTCGAAACAAACAACCATTCTTTTATCAAAACCATAAAAATTCCCCTGCCTTTTGGTGGGGAATTTTTGTTGAATTTTAATCAATAAGCTGTGTCTCAGCTAGTTTCTTGTACCAGTGAGCCGATTTCTTTGGATAGCGCTCCTGGGTCTCAAAATCAACATAGAAGAGGCCGTAACGCTTTTCATAGCCATTTGACCAAGAAAAGACATCCATCAGCGACCAGATAAAGTAGCCTTTGACATTGGCTCCATCAGAGATTGCATCTGCAATCACTTTCATATGTTTCTTAACATAATCAATCCGCCCATCATCGTAAACAGTGTTATCGACGAACTCATCTTTATAACCAAGTCCATTTTCAGTGATGTAAATCTTCTTGTAGTTAGGATAATCTTTCTTCACGCGCATAATTTGATCATACAAACCTTGAGGATAGATAATCCAGTCCCAATCCGTACGTGGCACATAATCTGGAGCTACACGGCGTCCGACTCCCTTAATCTGATATTTAGAGCTTCCTTTTTCACCCTTACCATTGTGGATGATTTCCGTCTCTCCGTCAAAAGCTTGCATCCAATCACTCATATAGTAGTTAATACCGAGGAAGTCGTTCAAATCTTTTGCAGCTTCTAGGACTGCGAAGTCTTCTTCACGTAAATCTAAGCTTCCGCCATTGACTGCTAAGATATGGTTGACACCTTCCATTGTTTCTTCGGAATATCGTCCTAGATAAGTCGCATCCAGAATAAATTTATTGTGAATGATATCTTCTAACTCAGCTGCACGAACATCTGCTGGATTATCTGGATCCAGAGGATACTTAGTAGGCAGTGCATGAACCACACCAATTTCACCCTTATATCCCTTATCCTTGAAAAGTTTTACTGCACGCGCATGCGACACCATCATATTGTGATGAGATTGGAAGACTTTGGCAAGGTCGTACTGAATACCTGGAGGGAATTTCCCAACCAAATACTGGCCATCCCCTATCGGCCCAATTTCATTAAAGGTTGTCCAAAAGTTAACTTCAGGAAATTCTTCAAAACAGAAGGCTGCATAATCCACAAAGTGATTAATGTTTTCTCTATTCAGGAAATCTCCGTTTGAATGAAGTGCTTCTGGCGTGTCAAAGTGATGAAGAGTCACGAAGGGCTCAACATGCCGTTTGTGGCACTCTGCAAATAGATTATGATAGAACTCAACACCCTTGTCATTAACCTTCCCATAACCCGTTGGAAAGATACGTGACCAAGCGATTGAAATACGGATACCATTTACACCATACTCTTCTGCAAGTTTGAGGTCAACTGGGTATTTGTGATAGAAATCACTGGCTGGTTCAGCAGTGTACCAGTAGTTATCTTTGAGGTATTTGTCCCAGGCGACTGGCCCTTTACCATCAGTATGTGTAGCACCTTCTGCTTGGTAGGCTGCTGTTGCCCCGCCAAAAATAAAGTCTTTTGGAAGTGTTTTTGTCATTTGATTCACCTTTCAAGAAATAGAAATGAGATGGGGGTATAGTTGGGAGGAGTTCCTCCATCTCACTTCTTCGCTATTTACATTTTATTCTTCGAACTGCGCTTGAACAAAGGCAAGAGCGCCTTTTCCATCGCGAGTCAATTTAATGTATTGGCCACCTTCTGTCTTAGCAAGTTTGATACCAAGTTTGTCGGTTTCGGCCTTCATGTCTTCAAAGTTTGAAGCAACTTGAGGAGCAAGGATAACCAGATCAAACTCAGGCAACATTTCACGGTGAGCACCATAGCCACCAGCTGCTGCTTTAACAAGAACTTTGTATTCTGCTGCTGCTTTGTTTAGAGCATTTGCAAGGAGACCACTTGTACCTCCTCCTGCACAGAGAACGAGAACATTTGTTTCTTCTGTGATTGTGTTTTGTGCTGCTTCTACACCTGCTTTTTCAAGAATAGCATCTGCTTTGGCAGTATTGAAGTTTGCTGCTACTTTTTCTTTCAATTCATCATTGGCTTTACCAGAACGCTCTTCTTCTAGAATTTGTTCATCATAAACCTTGAGGAATGGATAGTAAATGGCTACGTCAACAAGGATTAACAAAGCAGCAAGTACAAATGACAAGAATTGGAAGTTTGTACCGAGAACAATACCGAGCGGACCTGGTGTTGTCCAAGGAAGGTTGGCAGTAAATGAGTTCATGCCAAGCGTCTCAATAAAGAATTTAAAGATCCATACGTTAGCAATTGGCGCAAAGATAAATGGAATAAAGAAAATCGGGTTCAAAACAAGTGGTGCACCAAACAAGATTGGTTCGTTTACTCCAAAGAATGTTGGTACTACTGACGCGCGTCCGATTGCACGATTTCGTTTCGATTTGGTCAACCACATGAACATGAATGGAACAACCAGTGTCGCACCCGTACCACCCATGGTAACGATAAACATTTGTGTACCAGAAGTAAGAATCTTGTCAGCGTGCATACCTTGTTGGAGAAGGTTCAAGTTGACCTCAGCATTTGCATAGGTAATAGCTGCGATTGCTGGTTCAACGATAGATGGACCATGGATACCAACAAACCAGAAGAAGGCAAAGGCCCCAAAGATAATCGTAATACCTAGATAACCATCAGCGGCAGAGAATAATGGTGCAAAGAATTTACCGATTGATTCTGCTACGCTTACACCAACAAAATGACGAGCTAGTAAATCAAGAGCATAAAGAGAAACCACTGATAGAGTGAATGGAATCACATCTTTAAAGACTTGTGAGATATTTGGTGGAACTTCGTCAGGCATACGAATAGTGACGTTGTTCTTAACACAAACCTTATAGATGGCTACAGTAACAAAGGCAGCAAGGAAGGCTGAAAGCAAACCTTTTGTCCCCAAGAATCCAGTAGCTAGGCCATTTTCGATAGGATCAGCTGCCAACATCAACAAACCAACAATTGCTGCCAACAATGTTGACATATAGTTGATTTGATTGGTTTTCTCCATGCTACGGTTTACTGAGTCGGTCAATGACTTAGCTGTTGTACCAGCTACCAAGAGAGCTAGGATCCCCATTGAATAGCTATAAGGTTTCATTAGGAGATTAACAACATCATCAGACCATTTAAAACCCCATGAGTTAGGAACAAAGGCAATCAAGATAAAGATACTTGAGAAGAGAATAACTGGCATCCCTGCAATGAAACCATCACGAATAGCACGAAGGTAGATATTACGAGACAGTTTTTCAAAGAAAGGCTTTCCTTTCTCGATAAAAGCAATTAGTTTGTTCATTACTTAACTCCTCTCTTGTAAAGTTCGATTAAATGGTGCATCAAATCTTTGAGCAAGATAGTTGTCATCAAGTGATCCTGACCATGCATCATGGTCACACTATAAGCCAAATCCTCACCAGCTGCCTCCTTAGTCAAAAGGCTTGTTTGCGCGTGATGTGCTTCAGCAATGCAAGAACCAGCTTCCTCAACTAAGCTATCCGCTTTCGCGAAATCACCAGCTTCAGCGGCCTTCAAGGCTTCCAATAGTTTTGAACGAGCATCGCCAGCATAGGCTACGATTTCAAAACCTAACAATGTTACTTCTTCTCTATTCATGATAGAATTCTCCTTATGTATTTTTAATTAAATTTTTATGACAATAAACGTTGGATATGTAGAACTAGATAAACTCGTTCACTTTTATACAAATCAAGACCCGTATGTTGCGTAATCACATCATAGATCTTGGAACCAATCTCGAACGCTTTTGGATAGGATTGTTTAATATGATCTTCCATATCCAGAAGTGATTGGTTATCATCTCTAGATCTGTCTAAATAATCCAAGAAATAATTCAAATGAATCATAAAACGATCATAGAAATGATTATTCTCTTTGGTTCGTTGAATTGCATAACCCTTTAGCACTTCTTCGACATTCCTGAGAATTTCTTTCCTCTTATCAATCGACTCAACCACTTGAACTTCATGCTCCCCTTCGGCATTGATGAAATGATAAGCGATCCGAATAATTTCATCCTCAGGGAAATGATCTGTCAACTTCTGACGATAGATTTCAAAGGCTTCCTTTGCGATTTGAAAAGCGACAGGATACTTAGTGGAAATATCTGGCAGATTACTATCCTTGTACCTTCCTTGTGCTAGAGCTTGGTAAGAGCAGTAAATATGATCTGTCAAGGTTACGTAGAGATACTCTTGAATCGGATAATGATATTTCTTTGATAGCTTATCAATAATCTCATAGGTCACTGTGATAAAATCAAGCGGAACATCTTTGAGCAGAGCCATAAAGTTTTCTCTTGACTCCTCGGTCTTCATCCGAAAGATTTTCTCAACCTGATTTTCAGCAATTAAGTCCCCTTTCTTCTTTCCAAATGTAATCCCCTTACCAATTACAATCACTTCTTCTCCTTTGTCATTTCTGACAAGTGAGACGTTGTGATTCATTGGGTTTAGAATTCGATACATGGCAACCTCCTTTTATCTCTTAAAGGTATATGAGTATAAAAAATGACCACAAATGAACTAGAAAATCAGCCGATTTCTAATTCACCTGTGATCATGCCTAATATTACTTAGTAACACTCACCTTGTATTAACTTGTGATTTAAGTATAGCACAAGTAAGTTTTTTTGTAAACCTTTACATTCAACTTTTTTTAAATTTTTTTAGATCAATGTTCCTAAGATTAGGGGGGAAAACTTATACACGTTCAGTCCATGAAGTCGCTGTGGTTTGGAGAACTTTGTTCAGTTCATCAATGTTCTCAAATCCAGTTGTGCGAAGCCATTCACGAGCTGCTGCCTCACCGTCTTTGATGTAGGCTTCAACTGATCCAGCCCAAGTTGCACGTCCACAAAGAACTCCATTGAAGTTTGCACCTGATTCGTGGGCAAAGACAAGGGTTTCTTGGAAGAGTTTGGCTGATACACCCGCACTCAAGTAGATGTAAGGAAGGTTAGTCGCTTCATCTTGTGCTTTAAAGAAGGCTGCAGCTTCTTCGCGTGTATACACGATTTCACCATCGCCAAATCCTTCAACGTATTTGACGTTGACTGGAACTTCCACTTTCAAGACGTCGATGTTGAAGCGTGAGTCTGAGAAGACCTTCATGGCACCGATAACCTTGTGTGGTTTCACTTTGGCGTATTCTGCAGAACCTGCGTCAGCGATTTTTTCATCGTAAGCGAGGATTTCAAGGAAAAACGGAATGTCTTCCGCCACACACTCAGAACCGATGCGTTCGATGTAAGCTTGTTTTTGTTGGTTGAGTTCGTCAGAGCTGTCTACATCATAGTAAAGCAAGAATTTGACAGCATCTGCACCTTGTTCTTTGATGCGTTTGGCAGACCAAACATCCAAACAGTCAGGCAAGCGTTTGGTGCTTGTTGTGTCGTAGCCAGTTTTCTCATAAGCTAGGAGAAGACCAGCATTTGGATCAAGCGCTTTTGTAGCCGGAAGTCCATACTCTGGGTCTAGAAGCATAGAGGATGCGTATTTAGTCAATTCATCCGCTACCAAGACTTTAAGTTCTTCCATTTGAGCCACTGTTGGTTCCTCTGTTTGGTATTGAGCCATGAGGCGTTTTAAAGCACCACGTTGGTCAAAGGCAAGAGCTGAGATAATGCCATTTTCATCTGAAAGTTTTTCTAAGCGTGCACGTTTTTGTTCTGTTAAAGCCATTTTATACCTCTTTTACTATTAATTGATCATATAAAGCTTGATAGTTGGCCATATTGACATGACCTGTCATCTTTTCTTGAGCGTTAAGCATACCAAGGACATTGGCCTTGATGAGGAGTTCTGCATCCGATTCCTTATGAAGAAGTCCTGATGAAATTCCTGCCACAGTAGAATCTCCAGACCCGACAGGATTGACTACCTGAATTCTTGGAATATCTACTTTATAGAAAGTGTCACCATGTTTTGCAAAAGCGCCATTTGCACCAAGTGAAACAATTATCCACTCAATCCCTGCAAATAGAGGCTCTTGTAGAACTTCTTTTAATTCATCCAAATCCTCAGAAACTTCTTTTCCAAGAAGCTGAGACAATTCTTCGTTATTTGGTTTGATTACTGTTGGTTTGTGGGGTGATTCAAGAACTGCCTGAAGGGCAGCACCTGAGCAGTCTAGAACAACTGGTTTGCCTGCGCGATTAGCAAGTTCTACTAAGCTTGCATAGTAGTCAACTGGAAGACCTGCTGGAAGACTACCTGAGATGGCTACTACTTCTACAGTGTCAAGAAGATTTTCGAAATGAGCCAAGAAATCTTGCCCTTCTTGTTCAAGAACTTCGGGACCTTTTTCAAGGATTTCTGTTTGGTTTTCACCGTGTAGAATAGCGATACAGTTACGAGTCTCTCCTTG from Streptococcus oralis includes these protein-coding regions:
- a CDS encoding DeoR/GlpR family DNA-binding transcription regulator is translated as MLKQEKLDSILEAVNTKGTITVKEIMESLDVSDMTARRYLQELADKDLLVRVHGGAEKLRTGSLLNNERSNVEKQGLQIAEKQEISRFAGHLIDEGETIFIGPGTTLECFARELPIDNIRVVTNSLPVFLILNERKLTDLILIGGNYRSITGAFVGTLTLQDLTNLQFSKAFVSCNGIKDKAIATFSEEEGEVQRIALNNANKKYLLADHSKFNKFDFYTFYNISEIDTIVSDAKLSQETFEDLSKQTTILLSKP
- the lacG gene encoding 6-phospho-beta-galactosidase — encoded protein: MTKTLPKDFIFGGATAAYQAEGATHTDGKGPVAWDKYLKDNYWYTAEPASDFYHKYPVDLKLAEEYGVNGIRISIAWSRIFPTGYGKVNDKGVEFYHNLFAECHKRHVEPFVTLHHFDTPEALHSNGDFLNRENINHFVDYAAFCFEEFPEVNFWTTFNEIGPIGDGQYLVGKFPPGIQYDLAKVFQSHHNMMVSHARAVKLFKDKGYKGEIGVVHALPTKYPLDPDNPADVRAAELEDIIHNKFILDATYLGRYSEETMEGVNHILAVNGGSLDLREEDFAVLEAAKDLNDFLGINYYMSDWMQAFDGETEIIHNGKGEKGSSKYQIKGVGRRVAPDYVPRTDWDWIIYPQGLYDQIMRVKKDYPNYKKIYITENGLGYKDEFVDNTVYDDGRIDYVKKHMKVIADAISDGANVKGYFIWSLMDVFSWSNGYEKRYGLFYVDFETQERYPKKSAHWYKKLAETQLID
- a CDS encoding lactose-specific PTS transporter subunit EIIC; translated protein: MNKLIAFIEKGKPFFEKLSRNIYLRAIRDGFIAGMPVILFSSIFILIAFVPNSWGFKWSDDVVNLLMKPYSYSMGILALLVAGTTAKSLTDSVNRSMEKTNQINYMSTLLAAIVGLLMLAADPIENGLATGFLGTKGLLSAFLAAFVTVAIYKVCVKNNVTIRMPDEVPPNISQVFKDVIPFTLSVVSLYALDLLARHFVGVSVAESIGKFFAPLFSAADGYLGITIIFGAFAFFWFVGIHGPSIVEPAIAAITYANAEVNLNLLQQGMHADKILTSGTQMFIVTMGGTGATLVVPFMFMWLTKSKRNRAIGRASVVPTFFGVNEPILFGAPLVLNPIFFIPFIFAPIANVWIFKFFIETLGMNSFTANLPWTTPGPLGIVLGTNFQFLSFVLAALLILVDVAIYYPFLKVYDEQILEEERSGKANDELKEKVAANFNTAKADAILEKAGVEAAQNTITEETNVLVLCAGGGTSGLLANALNKAAAEYKVLVKAAAGGYGAHREMLPEFDLVILAPQVASNFEDMKAETDKLGIKLAKTEGGQYIKLTRDGKGALAFVQAQFEE
- a CDS encoding PTS lactose/cellobiose transporter subunit IIA, whose translation is MNREEVTLLGFEIVAYAGDARSKLLEALKAAEAGDFAKADSLVEEAGSCIAEAHHAQTSLLTKEAAGEDLAYSVTMMHGQDHLMTTILLKDLMHHLIELYKRGVK
- a CDS encoding PRD domain-containing protein, whose product is MYRILNPMNHNVSLVRNDKGEEVIVIGKGITFGKKKGDLIAENQVEKIFRMKTEESRENFMALLKDVPLDFITVTYEIIDKLSKKYHYPIQEYLYVTLTDHIYCSYQALAQGRYKDSNLPDISTKYPVAFQIAKEAFEIYRQKLTDHFPEDEIIRIAYHFINAEGEHEVQVVESIDKRKEILRNVEEVLKGYAIQRTKENNHFYDRFMIHLNYFLDYLDRSRDDNQSLLDMEDHIKQSYPKAFEIGSKIYDVITQHTGLDLYKSERVYLVLHIQRLLS
- the lacD gene encoding tagatose-bisphosphate aldolase yields the protein MALTEQKRARLEKLSDENGIISALAFDQRGALKRLMAQYQTEEPTVAQMEELKVLVADELTKYASSMLLDPEYGLPATKALDPNAGLLLAYEKTGYDTTSTKRLPDCLDVWSAKRIKEQGADAVKFLLYYDVDSSDELNQQKQAYIERIGSECVAEDIPFFLEILAYDEKIADAGSAEYAKVKPHKVIGAMKVFSDSRFNIDVLKVEVPVNVKYVEGFGDGEIVYTREEAAAFFKAQDEATNLPYIYLSAGVSAKLFQETLVFAHESGANFNGVLCGRATWAGSVEAYIKDGEAAAREWLRTTGFENIDELNKVLQTTATSWTERV
- a CDS encoding tagatose-6-phosphate kinase, producing the protein MILTVTMNPSIDISYPLDELKIDTVNRVVDVTKTAGGKGLNVTRVLSEFGDSVVATGLVGGKLGEFLVEHIDNNVTKRFFSIQGETRNCIAILHGENQTEILEKGPEVLEQEGQDFLAHFENLLDTVEVVAISGSLPAGLPVDYYASLVELANRAGKPVVLDCSGAALQAVLESPHKPTVIKPNNEELSQLLGKEVSEDLDELKEVLQEPLFAGIEWIIVSLGANGAFAKHGDTFYKVDIPRIQVVNPVGSGDSTVAGISSGLLHKESDAELLIKANVLGMLNAQEKMTGHVNMANYQALYDQLIVKEV